A region from the Lysobacter antibioticus genome encodes:
- a CDS encoding exopolysaccharide biosynthesis protein, which produces MTAAADSGPDGEDNKPSRGRRHDHKPHEAGTRALLDAIVAGDPDEVVKFGDVIAGLGNRSFGMLLFVSTLPAFIPIPGVGGAISGPLVVLVGLQLLLGLRKPWLPGFIARRGPHRKAMGKFRNLLAPWLTRLERIVSPRAPAMLDHRAANAFTGLLLVLLGILLSLPIPLTNFLFGGLLLLFAFALLERDGKLMGVAWVAGSIAVAVFGILSGTLAQALAEWIALAQDKIG; this is translated from the coding sequence AGCGGCCCCGACGGCGAAGACAACAAGCCGTCGCGGGGCCGGCGACACGATCACAAGCCGCACGAGGCGGGCACGCGCGCCCTGCTCGATGCCATCGTCGCCGGCGATCCGGATGAAGTGGTCAAGTTCGGCGACGTGATCGCCGGGCTCGGCAACCGCTCCTTCGGCATGCTGCTGTTCGTGTCCACCCTGCCCGCCTTCATCCCGATCCCGGGCGTCGGCGGCGCGATCAGCGGGCCGCTGGTGGTGCTGGTCGGGCTGCAGTTGCTGCTCGGCCTGCGCAAGCCGTGGCTGCCGGGCTTCATCGCCCGCCGCGGCCCGCACCGCAAGGCGATGGGCAAGTTCCGCAATCTGCTGGCGCCGTGGCTGACCCGCCTGGAGCGTATCGTCAGCCCGCGCGCGCCGGCCATGCTCGATCACCGCGCCGCCAACGCCTTCACCGGTTTGCTGCTGGTGCTGCTCGGCATCCTGTTGTCGCTGCCGATCCCGCTGACCAACTTCCTGTTCGGCGGCCTGCTGCTGTTGTTCGCGTTCGCGCTGCTCGAACGCGACGGCAAACTCATGGGGGTGGCCTGGGTCGCCGGTTCGATCGCGGTGGCGGTGTTCGGCATTCTGTCCGGCACCCTGGCCCAGGCCCTGGCCGAATGGATCGCACTGGCGCAGGACAAGATCGGCTGA